The window AGCCAGAAGGATATAAAGCTGTACTTGGCAAACGCCAAACCGAGCAGGGTATCAAACTGATAAAGGAGTTCTTTCAGCAGAACTTAGCTACTGAACTACGACTAAGTCGTGTTACGGCACCGTTGTTCGTGCTGAAAGGATTAGGTATCAATGATGACTTGAATGGTGTTGAGCGCCCTGTTTCCTTTCCGATTAAGGACTTGGGGGAAGCTGAGGCTGAGGTAGTACACTCTCTGGCAAAGTGGAAACGACTGACGTTGGCTGATTATGACATTCAACCGGGCTATGGTATCTATACAGATATGAATGCTATTCGAGCTGATGAAGAGTTAGACAACCTTTATTCACTTTATGTTGACCAGTGGGATTGGGAGGCGGTTATCACCGAAGGCGATAGAATACGTAGTTTTTTAGAGAATGTCGTTTGTCGTATTTATGCTGCTATTCTTCGTACAGAGTTCCTTGCTTGTGAGACCTATCCTCAGTTGGAACCTTTCCTTCCACAGACGATTCATTTATTCATGCACAAGATTTGCTGGATATGTATCCTACACTGACAGCCAAGGAGCGTGAAGATGAGATTTGTAAGAAGTATGGTGCTGTATTTATTGAGGGTATCGGTTGCAGATTAAGTAATGGCGAGAAGCATGATGGTCGTGCTGCCGATTATGATGATTGGTCAACTGTTGCAGAAGATGGTAAGACTGGCTTGAATGGTGATATCCTCATTTGGTACCCTATCTTAGGACGTAGCATAGAACTTTCGTCAATGGGTGTTCGTGTGGATAAGACTGCCTTACTTCGTCAGTTGACGATAGAGAAGCAAGAAGAACGTGAGCAACTCTTCTTTCATCAACAGTTACTCTCTGACAAGCTGCCGTTATGTATTGGTGGTGGTATCGGACAGAGCCGTCTTTGTATGATAATGTTGCACAAGGCGCATATTGGTGAGATACAAGCAAGTATCTGGTCAGAAGAAATGAGAAGAGCGTGTGAAGAGGCAGGAATGCCGTTGATCTAAAGTCTCACCCCTCCATTCCTCTTCCGAACCAATGGTCATTGAGCGTAGGGAAGTAATGGGAGAATTATCTGTTTTGGAGGAAAAGAAGTTCAAACCAACAATGGGCGTTATAAGCGGCTAATCATATTGATAAAGCAAAAAAGGGCCATATCAAACTCTAAGAACGAGTTTGGTATGGCTCTTTGGGTATCATAATGTAACGCCCAATCCATATCCAGCCTATGTGTTGGTGCTTAGCACGTGTGGTGCTCATGGTCAGCACCAATGGTGCGGATGGCATATTAAGTTCTAATATCTTATTGGATAGGCTCTATTTATTATCATATTCCGTATGGAAGGAGGTGTTGTTTAAGTCCTATCAAGCAGTAAGCATTAATAAAGAGAGAATCTCTTATCCTGTTAGGACTCCCTTCCTCAGTACTTCCCTTCGGTTGGTGACCGTTGGTTTAGGAGAGGAGCAAGGGGGAATTTCCCTCCTTTGGAGGGGTTAGGGGAGGTTTTTAGTCAATAAACCTTTTAGTTATTTCCCCATACTCATCAATTCTTCTGTCACGTAGGAAAGGCCACCAACGGCGTACATTCTCGCTATGGTCGAGGTTGATGCTGAGAATAACACTATCCTCATCGTTGTCACAAGCGCGATAGAGTAGTTCTCCCTGTGGTCCAGCAACAAAACTGCTTCCCCAGAACTGGATGCCTTGAGTTTGCTCACTTGGGTCAGGTTCATGACCGACACGGTTTACAGCGATTACTGGTAAACCGTTGGCAACGGCATGACCTCGCATGACTGTTGTCCATGCTTCACGCTGACGCTGTTTTTCCTCGTCAGTATCACTACTTTCATAGCCAATAGCTGTAGGGTAGATAAGCATATCTGCACCTTGCAATGCCATTAGGCGGGCTGCTTCAGGATACCACTGATCCCAGCAAACAAGTACACCAAGACGTCCTACGCTTGTATCAATTGGGTGGAATCCGAGATCGCCTGGTGTGAAGTAGAACTTCTCATAGTAAGCTGGATCATCTGGAATATGCATCTTACGATATTTACCAGCAATACTACCATCCTTCTCTATCACTACGGCTGTGTTATGATAAAGTCCTGGTGCACGTTTCTCAAAAAGTGATATCACGATGACAATACCCAGT is drawn from Prevotella melaninogenica and contains these coding sequences:
- a CDS encoding carbon-nitrogen hydrolase, which translates into the protein MRELKIGFLQQHNVEDIKNNIERLAEGITNLAQRGAELVILQELHNSLYFCQTEDVNKFDLAETIPGPSTGFYGELARELGIVIVISLFEKRAPGLYHNTAVVIEKDGSIAGKYRKMHIPDDPAYYEKFYFTPGDLGFHPIDTSVGRLGVLVCWDQWYPEAARLMALQGADMLIYPTAIGYESSDTDEEKQRQREAWTTVMRGHAVANGLPVIAVNRVGHEPDPSEQTQGIQFWGSSFVAGPQGELLYRACDNDEDSVILSINLDHSENVRRWWPFLRDRRIDEYGEITKRFID